Genomic segment of Zootoca vivipara chromosome 4, rZooViv1.1, whole genome shotgun sequence:
TGAATAACAAGTTTTTATATATAATCATACTCACATTCTGGTAATGTCATTGGGAATGCCTCAATCCTTTAAACAAGCTGAGccactcttttctttttaaaaaagttattcaaATTGGGagtggtgtgtgcatgcatgtgtatttGTCAAGACACTATTTACAAATgtgtaataaaaaaatccctacaATAACCAAATTTCCAATATAACTGACGGGgatcttattatttttaaaaaagacctgtATTTTTATCTGCCTATTTTATCCGCTGTTTTATACTTCATATGGctgtttgattttatttattgtttgcaacCTTGGGCACCACTGGGTGGATCGAGGATACAGATATTTAAATTATGtgatgcagaggtggggaatctcaggcccagggggCAAATATGGCCCCCAGCATGCACAATCAGGCCCTTGGGACCTTTGCAGACCACACCCcttctcaccagccctgctccatgCCCTCAATTGCTTTTGCCTGACTAGAATGCTTCCATGAATTGTGTTCGTTTGCCTGGATAAAGTGAAGTATGTAGgctcctgtgtgtgtttgttgcgtGGATGCAACAAAGCCTAATGTACAAAAAGGTCAGAGTCTCAAGCCATCATCCCACTCACTTTTGCCTGTCATCCCACCCAACCCTGGAAAATGTGGCTCCCAGGTTGAAAAAGGCTCCCCATCCTTGATATAAATAATCCACCCTCTCCAAATCAATGTAATGACTCTTTAGGTTTACCAAGCATTTCAGGTTTTTAGAAGCAACAGCTGTATCTCTTCTTAGGAAGTACAAAATAACTGGACTGTTTCCATGCCCAAAAAGAAActagctttttgtttttgtttttaatgtcacAGATTTAGCTCTTTCCAAGGTGCAGAAGTAATGTTTCTGACTTTGTAGTCATGATTAGCAGATTTCCGTACAGATTTCTTGCACAAATTATCTTACTTATTTCATTCCTTTAATAAATACAGTTGTATTTATTAATAAATGCAGAAGAGTACATTCTAACCAGACATGGTAATTGTTTACTTTCATACAATGTTTCACTACACCAAGCAGTTAGCTCTGCAAAGTTTAGACTGCACCATGGTTAGCTCTGGAGAGAGAAGGTAAGAGGTGAAAGATCATGCAAGTCTCTAATTCATGATtaggatttttaaaagatttttacaTATGTAATTTTCAAGATATTGTCAGCTTGCAGACCACTTGAGTTTTCCTTCTGCCCATCACACcaaaagaataatttaaaaagatGCAGTACAATATTGGACCAGTATTAGGCAGTCAACAATTATGTGTATTTCCTGCACGTTTCAAAGAATCTTGAGAAGCTTACCACTGACCAAGTATTTCTAAGgggaaaaaaaattgctttatgTGCAACCTATTTATGGTAGCTTATGCTGCTGCATTTTTCtgactccccctccctctccgttaAAGGTTTTCTGTCATCCTTGTAATAGGTCTGTGGGTAAACAACAGCTTACTAAAATGGTTTTTAATCCTTAGGTTTACACAACTGTCTGGTTTTAAAAAGAACAGAACCACAGAAAACTCTACAGAAGATGAAAGACCGCCTTCAAGAGCTTAAATTGCGAGCAAAGGAACTGCAATTAATAGAAGAAAACAGCCGTTCTCCTAGTGTTGTGGCAGAGGAAAAAGAACTTGAACAAACTGCTGTCATTTTTGAAAAGGAGCCCATAACTGAAAGGTACCTGAATGAAATCCAGCAACTTCACAATGATATTAACAATTTGGCAGCAGACGTCCAAAAGTTCAGCCAGCAGCAAAAAAGCCTAGTGGCTTCCATGAGGAGATTCAGCGTACTTAAAAAGGAGTGCAGCATCACAAAAGGGATAAAggttcaagcagaacacattagcAAGTGCTTGGACGACTTGTCAAAAACACTGAAGAAAGCAGAGAAAGAACATGGTTCATCATCTGCCATTATAAGGGTTCTGAGTGCTCAGCGGGCGGTCCTATTCCGTCGCTTCCAAAATATCATGTTTCTGTACAACGCCGCCATAACAGCCAAGCAAGAAAAATGCAAAGCTTTTATTGTGCGCCAGCTTGAAGTGGCTGGAAAAGAAGTCTCCGAGGAAGAACTGAACGACATGGTACAACAAGGAAAATGGGAAATCTTCAACGAAAACTTGCTCACCGAGGTCAATATCACAAAAGCTCAGCTATCTGAGATTGAACAGAGACACAAAGAACTGGTCAATCTGGAGAACCAGGTGAGAGACTTGAAGGGCCTCTTTGTCCAAATCTCACTTTTGGTGGAAGAACAAGGCGAAATGATCAACAGCATCGAAATGGAAGTTGTCAATACTCAGGACTATGTTCAGACAACAACAGAGAAATTCAGGATGGCAGCAAAGTATCGAAAGAAGCATCCGTGCAGGGCAATATGCTGCTGGTGCTGTCCCTGCTGTTAatagggggtttttttgggggggggggaaatacaagcAGTTAAATGTTCTTTGCAATAGCCCTAATCCAGTATGTAATGAACATAGGTGaccctgcttttgggggggagggattgtACCATCAGGCAAAGCCACAGTTTGATtcaacatttcctttcctttcacatGCCCTGAATGCTGCAATATTTGGCAGGGGATCTAAGGAACAAAAGGGGTGACTTACAAGGGAACAGCCAGACTTTCTGACGCTCATTCCCTGCCATTGCTTTTTAAGATCTAGTAGAGGACTTTGCTATAATGGTGAAGTTTCTCAAAAAGGGGAACAAGGTCGTGCTGGGTGTAGCAGGATGGAGTTCTGTTACCAGTCACAGGTCACAGGAACTAGTCAAGCAGGTGCTTGTGACAACAGGTACAACCACGTGCCACACAGCACTTGCCTCCACATTCGATTCACTTCCTTGGGAAGTGACTGTATGCCCCTAGCAATTTTATTCAGCAGTTTAGATGAAGGAAAACTGCAAGCCCAGAGTAATAAATGCTAGGACAATGTCATCCAGAATGTGCTCAGCAAATTTGCAGCGAGTTCACATTCCTCTGTTGTATGGCTTTTCTAAGAACAAAGAGTTTGAAATAATTTGTGACTGTGGTATTTGACAAAATACTATTTGAAGAACAGGGAAATAGATTGTTAAGCTACAAGAGCTGCACTGAAACAGGTtaaaagggggagagattacTACAAAAACATTGTATGTGTAAAATCTTTAAGAATGCAGTAAAGAATATACTGTAGCTATTTTTGTATGTTACACATTTTCTTCCATGTCATTTGTATAAACATAACAGTTATATGATATTTTGGGAGATGTGCATATGTAACCAAGGTCTTGGTTTATACTTTCAAAACATAAAAAGTTTTTTCAAtatatatgatttaaaaaaaaacaaaaattgatgCAAATGTGTAGCATGCTTCACCCAACTTTGAACATTTGTTATTCCAAAAAAGGAATTATTTTGGCAGCAGAGCTTTTCTGTGTCTGTTAAACAGGTCTTAGCAATACAGGTTTATTAATGTCATCCAAAGACTAgggtcaaaaagaaaaaaaggggggaaagactaCTATATACATTATACAGGGGGGAAATTGTTCCTTCTATGTGGCCAGTTCCAGTTTCCTGATGTAGAGGGCCTATGTAAGCTGCCATCATGCCTCAGGCTAGAGCCAAGAGATCTATTTTAGGCATGTCCAAAGGCTTCATCAACCTCAATAGACTTTCTGGTCTATTACCCTCCACCaagccatttaaaaaaagcaagttaTTTTCAAAAGTTTTCTCGGTTCACAAATGTTGTGTCATAGAACATAAAACACAAGCTGAAAGTTGTATTGGTTACATAGAAATAGGTATGTGGTTCTTTGACCCTGAGCATAACAACTATTTATGTAAGCATTGCAACAATTAGACCATAAAAGGGATTGGTCCGTTTGTGGCATGAGATTCTTGTGGTCATCTCATAAATATGATTCCTACCACAATTATGTCAGAACACAGTAACATGACATTGACTACTAAAAACACAAAACTAAAGACTTATTATTAAGTAGCTTAAGTCAATTGATTATAATAAGTGTACTCTGAAAGTGATTTAACACTGGAGTCATAATTATTCAGAAATGAAAGAGCTATTGTCTGCAGAACTTTTTTTGCTGCCAGCAGCTTTAGCTCTCCATAGTTGTCAAATTACCACATTTCACAAAtgctaatttaatttatttaaaaagctaatttatttttactcagaacagaaAAGTAAAAAGACTATTACCATATATACAGTTTGTTACATAAAGTGCAAATCTATCACTAGTGTGAGACAAGCATGGAAAGTATGTGTGGGGAAGATTAAATTAAACCATGTTGGCAATTTACATATTAGAGAACTATATaaagaaaacatgttttgttGTAATTATAAGAAAGAAAGGCAGTAATGTATTTGAAATGTGTAGCTGAAACTTAAAAGTTAAACAGGCCTAAAACAGGAAAATAAATGTTGGCCTAAGTATGCAAGGAAAGTCACTGGACATTATAAGGTCAGGAAAACTATAAATATTTACTATTCTGCTCCAGAGTGATTTTATAAAGGTTTTATTATATGCAATATACTGTAATTGATAAGTACTTCATACATGTCATatttaaatgaagcttttaaaacAAGTACTTAAGAATACAGACTACATTCAGAGCAGATTCAAGCATTACATTTTGAATTCTAGTAAAAAATGTGCTGGCTATGTGTCTTCCACAATTAACATGGAAGGAACAAATGAGACCTGGCCCCACGTGCAGTCCAGGTTCCGACAAACTTTCAAAAACCATGGCTTATGAATCTGGGAAGAAGTGTCAGGGCTAAGCAAAGAACACTCCCTCTTCCATTTAGCTTTGGGCAATCATTCCTTGCTGGTACAAAACTAAAGGTAGCATTATATTAAATCACTTTGTGCATGGAAAAGCCCAGAGTACTTTCTTATGTCCCAACCAGGGAACTCTGTGCTAtcaggaaaagaaaaatataccCTTTGTGACTAGTAGGAAAATGCAATAGGCTAGTGGAAGCTACTCTGCTTAATAGaaggcttttttaaagaaacaaaaacaaagaacaagtcTACCAAGAGGTTAGAAATCTAAGTTCCCATGTGAAGTGCCAAGTATGGGATTTTTCTTCTATGGACAACATGGAAATGCAGAGTGATAAACTTGTAGCAGTCTAGCACCTTCCTTGGTCGCGCTGCTCGATGATCTCCGACgagctagagacaaaggtgagagctgtttcctagttctgctggatctctcagcggcctttgacaccatcgaccataacatccttctggaccgtctagaggggctgggagctgggggcactgttatacagtggttccgttccttcctcctgggccgtgttcagaaagtggtgttgggggatgagtgttcagacccctgggcactcactcgtggggtgcctcagggttccgttctctcccccatgctttttaatatctatatgaagccgctgggagagatcatcagggggtttgggctgggtgttcatcagtatgcagatgacacccagctctaccttttaaatcagaaccagtgaaggcggtgaaggtcctgtgtgagtgcctggaggcggttggaggatggatggcggctaatggattgaagttgaatcctgacaagacagaagtactgtttttggggggcaggaggcgggcaggtgtggaggactccctggtcttgaatggggtaactgtgcccctgaaggaccaggtgcgcagcctgggagtcattttgtactcacagctgtccatggaggcacaggttaattctgtgtccagggcggctgtctaccagctccatctggtacacaggctgagaccctacctgctcgcggactgtctcgccagagtggtgcatgctctggttatctcccgcttagactactgcaatgtgctctccgtggggctacctttgaaggtgacccggaaactgcaattaatccagaatgcggcagctagactagtgactgggagtggccgccgggaccacataacaccggtcctgagagatctacactggctcccagtacgtttctgagcacaattcaaagtgtgggtactgacctttaaagccctaaacggcctcggtcctgtatacctgaaggagcgtctccacccccaccattcagcccggacactgagatacagcaccgagggccttctggtggttccctcattgcgagaagtgaggttacagggaaccagacagagggccttctcggtagtggcacccgtcctgtggaacgccctcccagcagaagttaaggcaataagtaactattctactttcagaaggcaactgaaggcggccctgtttagggaagtttttaatgtttgatgctgtactgtttttaatattcggttggaagccgcccagagtggctggggaaacccagtcagatggacggggtataaataataataataataataataataataataataataataataatagttgttgttgtttagtcgtttagtcgtgtccgactcttcgtgaccccacgaaccatagcacgccaggcactcctgtcttgcactgcctcccgcagtttggtcaaactcatgttcatagctcaTGTTCatgttaataataaattattattattattattattattattattattattattattatttctgtggtgtaaaccactgaccctagggcttaccgatcggaaggttggaggttcgaatccctgcaacggggtgagctcccattgctcaatcccagctcctgccagcctagcagttcaaaagcatgtcaaagtgcaagtagataaataggtaccgctccagcgggaaggtaaacgacgtttctgtgcgctgctctggttcgccagaagcggcttagtcatgctggccacatgacccggaaaaactgtctgcggacaaacgtcggctcccttagccagtaaagcgagatgagttccgcaaccccagagttgtttgtgactggacttaactgcatagctgccaagttttcccttttctcgcgaggaagcctattcagcataagggaaaatcccttaaaaaaagggataacttggcagctatgcttaactgtcaggggtcctttacctttactagcacCTTACTTTTGTTGGCTTATTTCCATGGCTGACTTACTCACCTGTTAACAAGCCAGGACAGAAAGACAAGATCAGGTCCATCTTAATAGCCTGGTCTGTTAACAGAGATTAAGCCACTGTTCCCTATTTTGGAGACAACAAAATGGGAATTGAGCCTCAAATGCCAGCATTTGAGTGGATGGGTGAGCAAGGAACACTCTTCCTCAACGCCTGTTCCTAAATTATGTTTTATGAAGTCCGGAACAATCATGCAAACCTGGTGTTTAAATGATAGATTGAACAATTTTAAAGTGGCTACAATAATTTGAACCAGACATGTAAAATTTAGGACTCTTGTATCAGTTCATAAAGGAAAGCATGAACAGCCGATGCTGTTGTTAAACCCTGAGAACTTaaaattcccccccaccctggcaGCATtttgaaaaaaccaaaacagtccTTCCCATTTTGCAAGACTAGCACACACTAGTCACTACCAAGCTAGTCAGGTTTTTCAGACCAAGCATGTCCAGTTAAAATCTCATATAATATTTTCTTCCAACAGCAGCGTATTTACATTCATGCAACCTTGTAATTTAAAGTAACCTGAAGGAATAGCTGTGGCAAAAATGTAGCAATACAACATCATGGATTTTACACTTGCCATTTACATAATTTTGTACACTTAAAAGCAAAGGCTTTTCCGTTTaatgtggtaaaaaaaaaagataaagaatgaTTTATGGGATGAACTGGTTATCCTTATAAGACTCTAAGACACTGTTTCCCTCAATTATTTTTACAACACCCGGTTTCTCCACCCTCTCAACCAACCAGCCATTATAGCTCCTTAGTGTAATGGCTATACAGTATTTTCTTCCTACACTGGTCTCATTCACAtctaacactaagccaaactgtgGTTTACTGTGAATGAGCAAGTGTGCTGGTGCACAGTGATGAAACTGCAGCCACTGACTTAAGTTCCTCCCAAACTCCTCTACATTACTGAGagctaagccatggcttggtTTAGTGTTCAGCGTAAACTTAGGATCCTGGGCTCTCCCAAACACACTATGAGCAGTAAACCAATAATAAATCTAAGTTACTGCTAATGGATCATTTGGAGTCAGACAAACTGCAatctcaaatttggacacaaccaTGAGTGAAACCATGGGAGAGGAAAGCAGCAGCCACTGTTTCTTCCTGGTGCATCAGCACAAAAGCCATAGACACAAACACTGCCATGAAGTTCCCAGGAATGGTTATCAGCTAAACATGCTTATAGGTCACCAAGATAATCCAAGATGAACTGAAGCAAAAAGGTATCAGAAAACACATGTGTTGCATTATTGACAGtcattctttccttctctttgatcTGCCTCCTACTTACACTGGAGACAAATAAAATAGCCATGGCATGGAACAGTCCACAACACTGTAGGAACAGGCATATAGCAAAGACAAGTAAGAGACCATTCTTGATCCACTATAACTGACTGCAACTGATATTTACACTCACTGGCATGAAGAGTCTACGGAAAAGTGCCTGAAATAGATTACGGCAGTGGTATGGGAGCCTCTTTTCGGAAGGCTCAGTAGTATTTAAATAACCACTAAGTAAGTGGTACAGAAACCATGCTTACTTCACCACAGCTCCTAATCTAATCTGTGTGGCAAAGTTCTGTTTAACCAGCCCTGTACATGAAGTATCTGGCTTTAGCAAtaccttcccctccccttccctgcaaCTGAACATACATCAAACTAGGGATACAATTAAACATCTTAAGGATTTTTGCCTTGGCATATTACAA
This window contains:
- the STX19 gene encoding syntaxin-19; the encoded protein is MKDRLQELKLRAKELQLIEENSRSPSVVAEEKELEQTAVIFEKEPITERYLNEIQQLHNDINNLAADVQKFSQQQKSLVASMRRFSVLKKECSITKGIKVQAEHISKCLDDLSKTLKKAEKEHGSSSAIIRVLSAQRAVLFRRFQNIMFLYNAAITAKQEKCKAFIVRQLEVAGKEVSEEELNDMVQQGKWEIFNENLLTEVNITKAQLSEIEQRHKELVNLENQVRDLKGLFVQISLLVEEQGEMINSIEMEVVNTQDYVQTTTEKFRMAAKYRKKHPCRAICCWCCPCC